Proteins from a single region of Pseudomonas sp. 10S4:
- a CDS encoding heavy-metal-associated domain-containing protein, producing MQVFNVQGMSCGHCVKAITQALQARDPAASVRVDLGAKEVGVESALTTEQVIAAITEEGYEAKVA from the coding sequence ATGCAAGTGTTCAACGTTCAAGGCATGTCCTGCGGTCACTGCGTCAAGGCCATCACCCAAGCCCTGCAAGCCAGGGACCCGGCCGCCAGCGTGCGCGTGGATCTGGGGGCGAAGGAAGTCGGCGTCGAAAGCGCACTGACCACCGAGCAGGTGATCGCCGCGATCACTGAAGAAGGCTACGAAGCCAAAGTCGCCTGA